In Helianthus annuus cultivar XRQ/B chromosome 8, HanXRQr2.0-SUNRISE, whole genome shotgun sequence, a single genomic region encodes these proteins:
- the LOC110870259 gene encoding uncharacterized protein LOC110870259, with protein sequence MSSAKKSAGESPSLSLSFIDDLNPSKDMWNIKCRIIRKWVLSFRMDLILLDEKRWFSNPHDFGFVFCFSEGHKIQAGIKAPLIPLFISQLHEDEVVILSRFGVGENSDAYKVVNHGVDYGFNFMAHLEILKGEGKNLLTVDVAGTVIWCVDMEIFPNERKMMNLDLQDVQGELVRCTLWNRYAQQFNDFLSQNNPNENVMAVIQHAKIKKWQDTCNELLDMYIVTCRIIYCSEWLLVKQFEAGASFSQTILSSQSVFPVRQEFLVETPKRHVDEIIEIESVMSSCRNCNKKVLTKTEYLQYTKTVSDEVMILSPTSLVFPKCDKECTSITIKFKVHLRVQDETGSVSFVMFDKDVTKLIGSTASDIRERQLKVNDTESFPHEISRLLEKKLAFKIEVSDYNLNHDYHVYTIQKVCGDPDIIAELVAGNGNALEVADEVLSQEGSEFKAVQLSESSQMAGAAISKDVVSVTADSSVVEAEKDSGTNPNGKRSLQEVEGQNVGELSSNNKNKSEEVI encoded by the exons ATGTCATCGGCCAAGAAATCCGCCGGTGAATCACCATCTTTGTCACTCAGTTTCATAGACGATTTGAATCCGTCGAAAGATATGTGGAATATCAAGTGTCGAATCATCCGAAAATGGGTTCTGTCCTTTCGGATGGACCTGATCTTGCTCGATGAGAAG AGGTGGTTTTCTAATCCGCATGATTTTGGGTTTGTGTTTTGTTTCTCAGAG GGTCACAAAATTCAGGCAGGTATTAAGGCTCCATTGATACCTTTGTTTATCTCACAACTTCATGAGGATGAAGTTGTTATTCTATCCAGATTTGGTGTTGGAGAAAACTCTGATGCCTACAAAGTTGTTAATCATG GTGTTGATTACGGATTTAACTTCATGGCACATTTAGAAATTCTTAAAGGAGAAGGAAAGAATCTGCTCACTGTTG ATGTTGCTGGAACTGTTATCTGGTGTGTAGATATGGAAATCTTTCCTAATGAAAGAAAAATGATGAACTTGGATCTTCAAGATGTGCA GGGAGAATTAGTTCGTTGCACTTTGTGGAATAGATATGCACAACAATTTAATGATTTTTTGTCTCAAAACAATCCGAATGAGAATGTGATGGCTGTCATTCAGCATGCGAAGATTAAGAAGTGGCAGG ACACTTGTAATGAATTGTTGGATATGTATATTGTTACGTGCAGGATAATATACTGTTCAGAATG gCTTTTAGTGAAACAATTTGAAGCTGGTGCTTCTTTTTCTCAAACCATACTTTCATCTCAGAGTGTATTTCCAGTCCGTCAAGAATTTCTAGTTGAGACTCCTAAGAGACATGTTGATGAAATTATTGAGATTGAAAGC GTAATGTCAT CATGTCGAAACTGTAACAAGAAGGTGTTGACTAAAACTGAATACTTACAATACACTAAAACCGTTTCTGATGAGGTCATGATTCTGTCACCTACTTCATTGGTTTTTCCGAAATGCGATAAAGAATGCACATCGATAACCATTAA GTTCAAGGTACATTTGAGAGTTCAAGATGAAACCGGTAGTGTGTCTTTTGTGATGTTTGATAAAGATGTAACGAAGCTCATTGGTTCAACTGCGAGTGATATAAGGGAACGCCAACTGAAGGTCAATGATACTGAAAGTTTTCCACATGAAATATCTCGGTTGCTCGAAAAGAAGTTGGCTTTTAAAATTGAAGTTTCTGATTACAACCTTAACCATGACTACCATGTTTACACTATCCAAAAAGTATGTGGTGATCCGGACATAATTGCTGAATTGGTTGCTGGTAATGGTAATGCTCTTGAGGTTGCTGATGAG GTGCTTAGTCAAGAAGGTTCAGAATTCAAAGCTGTTCAATTATCTGAATCCTCACAGATGGCTGGTGCTGCTATTTCAAAG GATGTTGTATCTGTTACCGCGGACTCTTCCGTTGTCGAAGCCGAGAAGGATTCGGGCACCAATCCCAATGGTAAACGTTCGTTGCAGGAGGTGGAAGGTCAAAATGTTGGCGAACTATCTTCTAATAACAAAAATAAATCGGAAGAAGTCATCTAG